Proteins encoded by one window of Acetivibrio thermocellus ATCC 27405:
- a CDS encoding TIGR02556 family CRISPR-associated protein, with translation MTFLLAGVLQLGQYALNKKSTDTEEYLQVIENPNDKGNYNHVLKIAFESTEGNIVYRGVEYEEFSSKKINNYAYKKGSARGGDVTPTSKYTDSMKTLNKIMISFNDILKSANQNNDEQKIFKGIYEYMVSNQENIANDITEKIKSISLKKGESFIITVTLFDNNTEKYMGNFQLIRNHLARILNEQYYNKYGKTSKGKGICYYCKNEGEVFGFVNTYNSYTVDKIGFVTGGFKQENAWKNYPVCSCCAQKLEQGKKYIRENLTSKFSGFDYFVIPKAVISDEHDEAEFIETLEEFEKNTNFSTQESTKQNLLGSEKDFLEIMKDSKNYLNYNMLVFKEEQSGSVFRILLYIEDIVPSRVKNILRVKDRVDETVLFKNLPGKDNATYDLKFGFDKIRTFFPNNKTEGNFDKSFLEILNNVFTYKKISYKFLLGRMISKIRSDFAREEYVKNLVLQALMCIMFIDKLNLLSGKGKEVQKIMIEKTEKNKKYLDFFENESYKDVFNSDYKRAVFLTGVLTEKLLNIQYKERGSKPFYSRLNGLKLNKNIVKRIYTEAINKLNEYNKNYYKELEYLIGMYMLSEESQKNVSDDEISFYFVLGMSLARFFNEEKKDGEDEE, from the coding sequence GTGACTTTCTTGCTTGCAGGTGTATTGCAGCTGGGACAGTACGCACTCAATAAAAAGAGTACTGACACCGAGGAATATCTTCAAGTCATTGAAAACCCTAATGATAAAGGCAATTACAATCATGTCTTAAAAATTGCATTTGAATCTACCGAAGGAAACATAGTCTATCGTGGGGTTGAATACGAAGAGTTCTCCTCGAAAAAAATAAATAACTATGCATACAAAAAGGGAAGTGCAAGGGGTGGCGATGTAACACCTACTTCAAAGTATACAGATTCAATGAAGACTTTAAACAAGATAATGATATCTTTTAATGATATTTTAAAGAGTGCAAATCAAAACAATGACGAACAAAAAATATTTAAAGGCATTTATGAATACATGGTTTCAAATCAAGAAAACATTGCAAACGATATTACGGAAAAAATCAAATCCATCTCGTTAAAAAAAGGAGAATCTTTCATTATAACTGTTACTTTGTTTGATAACAATACTGAAAAATATATGGGCAATTTTCAATTAATAAGAAATCATCTTGCCAGAATTTTGAATGAACAGTATTACAATAAATACGGTAAAACATCAAAAGGTAAAGGTATCTGCTATTATTGTAAAAATGAAGGTGAAGTTTTCGGGTTTGTCAATACATATAATTCCTACACGGTTGATAAAATAGGATTTGTAACCGGTGGTTTCAAGCAGGAAAACGCGTGGAAAAACTATCCTGTCTGTTCTTGTTGCGCACAGAAGCTGGAGCAAGGTAAGAAATATATCAGAGAAAATCTTACATCTAAATTTTCAGGTTTCGACTATTTCGTAATTCCTAAAGCAGTAATAAGTGATGAACATGATGAAGCGGAATTTATAGAGACCCTCGAAGAATTTGAAAAAAATACGAACTTTTCCACCCAAGAATCCACAAAGCAAAACTTGCTTGGCAGTGAAAAAGATTTTCTGGAGATAATGAAGGACAGCAAAAATTATCTTAATTACAATATGCTTGTTTTTAAAGAAGAGCAGTCCGGAAGCGTTTTTAGGATACTTCTTTATATAGAGGATATTGTGCCAAGCAGGGTAAAAAACATATTGAGAGTAAAAGACAGAGTAGATGAAACAGTGCTGTTTAAAAATCTTCCGGGTAAAGATAATGCAACTTATGATTTAAAGTTTGGATTCGATAAAATAAGGACCTTTTTCCCGAATAACAAGACAGAAGGAAATTTTGACAAAAGTTTTCTTGAGATTTTAAACAATGTGTTTACATATAAAAAGATAAGTTACAAATTTCTTTTAGGGAGAATGATTTCAAAAATAAGGAGTGATTTTGCAAGGGAGGAATATGTAAAAAACCTTGTACTTCAGGCGCTGATGTGCATTATGTTTATTGATAAGCTTAATTTGCTCAGTGGTAAAGGGAAAGAGGTGCAAAAAATAATGATTGAGAAGACCGAGAAAAACAAAAAATATCTTGATTTTTTTGAAAACGAAAGTTATAAGGACGTTTTCAATTCAGATTATAAGAGAGCAGTTTTTTTGACAGGAGTGCTGACGGAAAAGTTATTAAACATCCAATACAAAGAAAGAGGAAGCAAACCTTTCTACAGCAGGCTCAATGGCTTGAAACTGAATAAAAACATAGTAAAAAGAATATATACCGAGGCCATTAATAAATTAAATGAATATAACAAGAACTATTATAAAGAATTGGAATATCTTATTGGCATGTACATGTTGTCGGAAGAATCCCAAAAGAATGTTTCCGATGATGAAATCAGTTTTTATTTTGTGCTTGGAATGTCATTGGCAAGGTTCTTTAATGAAGAAAAGAAAGACGGAGAGGATGAGGAATAA
- the cas7b gene encoding type I-B CRISPR-associated protein Cas7/Csh2 has protein sequence MIKNRQEILFLYDVTDANPNGDPLDENKPRIDEETGINIVTDVRLKRTIRDYLYDYKGFDGSNGKDIFVREIESEKGGIKDGKARAKDFNENVDEILQKAIDIRLFGGVIPLDKASITFTGPVQFNMGRSLNKVNLKHIKGTGAFASGEGKAQKTFREEYIVPYSIIAFHGIINENAAKRTGLTDEDVDLLDDAMWNGTKNLITRSKMGHMPRLMLRVVYKPGENFFIGDLQNRISLNFDVEEEKIRSIKDFSIKLDELIDELANYGDKIEKVVFVADKNLRLSYKGREINLKDIKDIRFEEKTF, from the coding sequence ATGATTAAAAACAGGCAGGAGATATTATTTTTATATGATGTTACGGATGCAAATCCCAACGGTGATCCTTTGGATGAGAACAAACCCCGAATTGACGAGGAAACGGGGATTAATATTGTAACGGATGTAAGACTGAAAAGAACCATAAGGGATTATTTGTATGACTATAAAGGATTTGATGGTTCTAACGGGAAGGATATATTTGTAAGAGAAATTGAATCGGAAAAAGGCGGAATTAAGGACGGTAAAGCAAGGGCAAAGGACTTTAATGAGAATGTCGATGAAATTTTGCAAAAGGCCATAGATATAAGGTTGTTTGGAGGAGTAATTCCTTTGGACAAGGCATCGATAACATTTACCGGGCCGGTGCAGTTTAACATGGGAAGGTCATTGAATAAAGTAAATTTAAAGCATATAAAAGGTACCGGAGCTTTTGCCTCAGGAGAGGGAAAAGCGCAGAAGACATTTAGGGAAGAATACATTGTGCCGTATTCCATAATTGCTTTTCACGGGATAATAAACGAAAATGCGGCAAAAAGAACCGGGCTCACTGATGAAGATGTGGATTTGCTGGACGATGCAATGTGGAACGGTACAAAAAATCTTATAACCCGCTCGAAAATGGGACATATGCCAAGACTGATGCTTAGGGTGGTATATAAACCAGGAGAGAATTTCTTTATAGGAGATTTGCAAAACAGAATATCTCTTAATTTTGACGTTGAAGAAGAAAAAATCAGATCAATTAAAGATTTTTCAATTAAATTGGATGAGCTTATAGATGAGTTGGCAAATTATGGTGATAAAATAGAAAAAGTTGTGTTTGTTGCGGATAAGAATTTGAGACTTAGTTATAAAGGGCGCGAAATCAATTTAAAAGATATAAAAGATATACGGTTTGAGGAAAAAACTTTTTAG
- the cas5b gene encoding type I-B CRISPR-associated protein Cas5b → MVEKYLVFDISASYGHFKKPYTTTSPLTYSIPTRTAVSGIIAAVLGFGKEDYQEHFTKPQAKIAIGIRNPVKKVRISENLINTKKSMNIIHERTQIKIEFLKDACYRIYFTHTDKQIYERLKESLKEHRTVYTISMGLSENLANYTFTGEFDGREVKGNKEIVEFSSVVPLDILKKGDIEFEDDREYFTETIPVEMDAERNINEYREVLFERNGCKVRARVDSYIKIEGIDENILII, encoded by the coding sequence ATGGTTGAAAAATATCTGGTTTTTGATATTAGTGCCTCTTACGGCCATTTCAAGAAACCTTATACTACAACATCTCCCCTTACATATTCAATCCCGACCAGGACCGCTGTTTCAGGAATAATTGCGGCAGTATTGGGATTTGGAAAAGAAGACTACCAGGAGCATTTTACAAAGCCCCAAGCCAAAATTGCAATAGGAATTAGAAATCCTGTAAAAAAAGTTAGAATCAGTGAAAATTTAATTAACACGAAAAAATCAATGAATATAATACATGAACGGACTCAGATAAAGATTGAATTTTTGAAAGATGCATGTTACCGAATTTATTTTACGCATACAGACAAGCAGATTTATGAAAGGTTAAAAGAATCTTTGAAAGAACATCGCACTGTTTATACAATCAGTATGGGACTTAGTGAAAATCTTGCGAACTATACTTTTACCGGAGAATTTGACGGACGTGAAGTGAAAGGAAATAAAGAAATTGTGGAATTTTCAAGTGTTGTACCTTTGGATATCCTGAAAAAGGGTGATATTGAGTTCGAAGATGACAGGGAGTATTTTACGGAAACCATACCGGTGGAAATGGATGCCGAAAGAAATATAAATGAGTACAGAGAGGTGTTGTTTGAAAGAAACGGCTGTAAGGTCAGGGCAAGGGTTGATTCCTATATTAAAATTGAAGGAATAGACGAAAATATTTTGATTATATAA